The following coding sequences are from one Salvia hispanica cultivar TCC Black 2014 chromosome 3, UniMelb_Shisp_WGS_1.0, whole genome shotgun sequence window:
- the LOC125215215 gene encoding protein phosphatase 2C 50-like isoform X1 — protein sequence MEGRRGAVSVPFSLGNFTLDYPKSMEEEAATDAEMKSLGNSVDGDNDDCSFGDSGSDVSFSVALGSGEVRSEGSSSLVATMSEDESLWLARDVVVRDSEEDGSSSLEGDAMPDSSCSLSVVSDASSLCGDDFLAFEANFLEVERELASRILVSRNPSGDDAVLGDSPSVSAEGAADVAVSKALKPDARLEKGPSGRGGRSIFEVDCVPLWGLTSVCGRRPEMEDAVAALPRLLKIPIRLLTGEDGGGTTTCLSHLTGHFFGVYDGHGGSQVANYCRDRLHLALNEELDVMINNLDDDNASCEEKWRRAFTRCFLKVDDEVGGKASLEPLAPETVGSTAIVALVCSSHIIVANSGDSRAVLYRGKEAMALSVDHKPNREDEYARIEASGGKVIQWNGHRVFGVLAMSRSIGTPSHSISFLPSFHSFVSVSFARTSIFPRAGDRYLKPWIIPDPEVMFVPRTKDDDCLVLASDGLWDVMSNDEACDLARKRILLWHKHNGASLPLERGEAIDPAAQAAAEYLSNRATQKGSKDNISVIVVDLKTQRKIKNKT from the exons ATGGAGGGGAGGCGTGGGGCGGTCTCGGTGCCATTTAGTTTAGGTAATTTCACTCTTGACTACCCGAAGAGTATGGAGGAAGAGGCGGCTACGGATGCTGAGATGAAGAGTTTGGGCAACTCTGTGGATGGAGACAATGATGATTGCAGCTTTGGTGACTCGGGGAGTGATGTTAGTTTCTCGGTGGCGTTGGGGTCGGGGGAGGTGAGGAGCGAGGGGTCTTCGTCTCTGGTGGCTACGATGTCTGAGGACGAGAGCCTCTGGCTGGCTCGGGATGTTGTGGTCCGCGACAGTGAGGAGGATGGGTCGTCTTCGTTGGAGGGTGATGCGATGCCTGATAGCTCCTGCTCGTTGTCGGTGGTGAGTGATGCTAGTAGTCTGTGTGGGGACGATTTCTTGGCGTTTGAGGCCAACTTCTTGGAGGTTGAGAGGGAGCTTGCTTCGAGAATACTTGTTTCGAGGAATCCGAGTGGTGATGATGCTGTTTTAGGCGATTCTCCGTCTGTATCCGCGGAAGGGGCTGCTGATGTTGCCGTCTCTAAAGCATTGAAGCCTGATGCTCGGTTGGAGAAGGGGCCGAGCGGGAGGGGAGGCCGGAGTATCTTTGAAGTGGATTGTGTGCCTCTTTGGGGTCTCACCTCTGTTTGTGGTAGGCGGCCGGAGATGGAAGATGCAGTCGCAGCTCTGCCTCGTTTGCTGAAAATCCCGATCCGGTTGCTGACCGGTGAGGATGGAGGGGGGACGACGACGTGCTTGAGCCATCTGACGGGCCACTTCTTTGGCGTGTACGACGGTCATGGAGGCTCTCAG GTAGCTAACTACTGCCGTGATCGTCTGCATCTTGCTTTGAATGAAGAGTTGGATGTGATGATAAACAACCTTGATGATGATAATGCTAGCTGTGAAGAGAAGTGGAGGAGAGCTTTCACTAGATGTTTTCTCAAGGTCGACGATGAGGTCGGAGGGAAGGCCAGCCTCGAGCCGCTCGCACCCGAGACCGTGGGGTCCACGGCCATCGTTGCACTAGTGTGCTCTTCTCATATAATAGTGGCCAACTCTGGTGACTCGAGGGCCGTGCTCTACCGTGGCAAAGAAGCCATGGCCCTTTCCGTCGACCACAAG CCTAATCGGGAAGACGAGTACGCACGCATCGAAGCATCGGGAGGGAAGGTCATACAATGGAACGGTCATCGCGTCTTTGGCGTCCTTGCAATGTCGAGGTCTATCGGTACGCCTTCGCATTCCATTTCATTCCTACCGTCATTCCATAGTTTCGTGTCTGTCTCATTTGCTCGAACGTCCATTTTCCCGCGTGCAGGAGACCGGTATCTGAAGCCCTGGATCATCCCCGATCCCGAAGTGATGTTCGTTCCACGGACGAAGGACGACGACTGCCTCGTCCTGGCCAGCGACGGCCTTTGGGATGTCATGTCAAACGACGAGGCCTGTGATCTAGCGCGTAAAAGGATACTACTTTGGCACAAGCACAACGGCGCCTCCCTCCCGTTGGAACGGGGCGAGGCGATCGACCCCGCGGCTCAGGCAGCCGCGGAGTATCTCTCGAACCGGGCGACGCAGAAGGGCAGCAAGGACAACATCTCCGTTATTGTAGTAGACTTGAAGACTCAAAGAAAGATCAAGAACAAGACCTAG
- the LOC125215215 gene encoding protein phosphatase 2C 50-like isoform X2, whose protein sequence is MEGRRGAVSVPFSLGNFTLDYPKSMEEEAATDAEMKSLGNSVDGDNDDCSFGDSGSDVSFSVALGSGEVRSEGSSSLVATMSEDESLWLARDVVVRDSEEDGSSSLEGDAMPDSSCSLSVVSDASSLCGDDFLAFEANFLEVERELASRILVSRNPSGDDAVLGDSPSVSAEGAADVAVSKALKPDARLEKGPSGRGGRSIFEVDCVPLWGLTSVCGRRPEMEDAVAALPRLLKIPIRLLTGEDGGGTTTCLSHLTGHFFGVYDGHGGSQVANYCRDRLHLALNEELDVMINNLDDDNASCEEKWRRAFTRCFLKVDDEVGGKASLEPLAPETVGSTAIVALVCSSHIIVANSGDSRAVLYRGKEAMALSVDHKPNREDEYARIEASGGKVIQWNGHRVFGVLAMSRSIGDRYLKPWIIPDPEVMFVPRTKDDDCLVLASDGLWDVMSNDEACDLARKRILLWHKHNGASLPLERGEAIDPAAQAAAEYLSNRATQKGSKDNISVIVVDLKTQRKIKNKT, encoded by the exons ATGGAGGGGAGGCGTGGGGCGGTCTCGGTGCCATTTAGTTTAGGTAATTTCACTCTTGACTACCCGAAGAGTATGGAGGAAGAGGCGGCTACGGATGCTGAGATGAAGAGTTTGGGCAACTCTGTGGATGGAGACAATGATGATTGCAGCTTTGGTGACTCGGGGAGTGATGTTAGTTTCTCGGTGGCGTTGGGGTCGGGGGAGGTGAGGAGCGAGGGGTCTTCGTCTCTGGTGGCTACGATGTCTGAGGACGAGAGCCTCTGGCTGGCTCGGGATGTTGTGGTCCGCGACAGTGAGGAGGATGGGTCGTCTTCGTTGGAGGGTGATGCGATGCCTGATAGCTCCTGCTCGTTGTCGGTGGTGAGTGATGCTAGTAGTCTGTGTGGGGACGATTTCTTGGCGTTTGAGGCCAACTTCTTGGAGGTTGAGAGGGAGCTTGCTTCGAGAATACTTGTTTCGAGGAATCCGAGTGGTGATGATGCTGTTTTAGGCGATTCTCCGTCTGTATCCGCGGAAGGGGCTGCTGATGTTGCCGTCTCTAAAGCATTGAAGCCTGATGCTCGGTTGGAGAAGGGGCCGAGCGGGAGGGGAGGCCGGAGTATCTTTGAAGTGGATTGTGTGCCTCTTTGGGGTCTCACCTCTGTTTGTGGTAGGCGGCCGGAGATGGAAGATGCAGTCGCAGCTCTGCCTCGTTTGCTGAAAATCCCGATCCGGTTGCTGACCGGTGAGGATGGAGGGGGGACGACGACGTGCTTGAGCCATCTGACGGGCCACTTCTTTGGCGTGTACGACGGTCATGGAGGCTCTCAG GTAGCTAACTACTGCCGTGATCGTCTGCATCTTGCTTTGAATGAAGAGTTGGATGTGATGATAAACAACCTTGATGATGATAATGCTAGCTGTGAAGAGAAGTGGAGGAGAGCTTTCACTAGATGTTTTCTCAAGGTCGACGATGAGGTCGGAGGGAAGGCCAGCCTCGAGCCGCTCGCACCCGAGACCGTGGGGTCCACGGCCATCGTTGCACTAGTGTGCTCTTCTCATATAATAGTGGCCAACTCTGGTGACTCGAGGGCCGTGCTCTACCGTGGCAAAGAAGCCATGGCCCTTTCCGTCGACCACAAG CCTAATCGGGAAGACGAGTACGCACGCATCGAAGCATCGGGAGGGAAGGTCATACAATGGAACGGTCATCGCGTCTTTGGCGTCCTTGCAATGTCGAGGTCTATCG GAGACCGGTATCTGAAGCCCTGGATCATCCCCGATCCCGAAGTGATGTTCGTTCCACGGACGAAGGACGACGACTGCCTCGTCCTGGCCAGCGACGGCCTTTGGGATGTCATGTCAAACGACGAGGCCTGTGATCTAGCGCGTAAAAGGATACTACTTTGGCACAAGCACAACGGCGCCTCCCTCCCGTTGGAACGGGGCGAGGCGATCGACCCCGCGGCTCAGGCAGCCGCGGAGTATCTCTCGAACCGGGCGACGCAGAAGGGCAGCAAGGACAACATCTCCGTTATTGTAGTAGACTTGAAGACTCAAAGAAAGATCAAGAACAAGACCTAG
- the LOC125215216 gene encoding uncharacterized protein At4g33100, which translates to MGILRDSNRSSSSATTPCAHLRTAYHNCFNRWYSEKFLKGQWEKEGCISEWEKYRQCLSQHLDNKHLSRFLEADVVLDLTDQAEFKSKTGVS; encoded by the exons ATGGGGATTTTGAGGGACAGTAATCGCTCCTCTTCTTCAGCAACTACACCTTGTGCCCATCTCAGGACTGCGTATCACAACTGCTTCAACCg ATGGTATTCGGAGAAATTCCTGAAAGGGCAGTGGGAGAAAGAAGGGTGCATTTCTGAGTGGGAGAAATACAGGCAGTGTTTATCT cAACATTTGGACAATAAGCATCTAAGTAGGTTCTTGGAAGCTGATGTGGTGTTGGATTTGACTGATCAGGCTGAATTCAAGAGCAAAACTGGTGTTTCTTAG
- the LOC125215214 gene encoding aminopeptidase M1: MAEQNQDYSQFRGQPRLPKFANPKRYDLKLKPDLDNCKFTGVVQISVDVVSDTKFLVLNAADLSVNSKSVTFASANKVLEPVEVELFEEDEIVVLKFKESLPIGVGVLSLEFEGTLNDRMKGFYRSTYEHNGEKKNMAVTQFEPADARRCFPCWDEPACKATFKITLEVPSELVALSNMPIAEEKQNGNLKTVHYQESPIMSTYLVAVVVGLFDYVEDNTPDGINVKVYSQVGKTSQGKFALNVAVKTLGLYKDYFAVPYSLPKLDMIAIPDFAAGAMENYGLVTYRETALLFDEKHSAAVNKQRVATVVAHELAHQWFGNLVTMEWWTHLWLNEGFATWVSYLAADSLFPEWKIWTQFLDECTEGLRLDGLAESHPIEVEVNHASEIDEIFDAISYRKGASVIRMLQTYLGPESFQRGLASYVKKYACSNAKTEDLWSALEEHSGEPVNKLMSSWTKQVGYPVISVKLKGQSLEFEQSRFLFTGAHGDGQWVVPISLCCGSYDARKNFLLQTKSETLDVKDLLSASGSSGRPWIKVNVEQTGFYRVKYDEDLSAGLRDAIERNYLSTCDRNGILDDYYSLSISCEQPMSSLLALMSAYREEPEYTVLSNLIGVASKVAKIVADSSPELVDDVKLFFINLFQNSTERLGWDPKPGESHLDSMLRGELLIALALFGHKETLEEANKRFSIFLQDRNSPVLPPDLRRAVYVAVMQGVNKSNRSGYDSLLKIYRETDLSQEKTRILGSLGTCRDPEIIQEFLDFLLSSEVRSQDVVFGLSVSSESREIAWNWLKAKWDHLTKTYGAGFLITRFISAIVSPFSSYEKAAEAEEFFSSRMKPYILRTFKQSIERVHINAAWVKSIRNDKNLPQAVKELAYRKY, from the exons ATGGCGGAGCAGAATCAGGATTACTCACAATTCAGAGGCCAGCCGCGTCTCCCTAAATTCGCAAACCCTAAGCGCTACGATCTCAAACTCAAGCCCGATCTCGACAACTGCAAATTCACCGGCGTCGTTCAAATCTCCGTTGACGTTGTCTCAGACACTAAATTCCTCGTGCTTAATGCCGCCGACCTCTCCGTCAACTCCAAATCCGTCACCTTCGCGTCTGCGAATAAG GTTTTGGAGCCTGTGGAAGTGGAATTATTCGAGGAGGATGAGATTGTGGTTCTGAAGTTCAAGGAGAGTTTGCCGATTGGTGTTGGGGTTCTGAGTTTGGAGTTCGAGGGTACTCTAAACGATAGGATGAAAGGATTTTACAGAAG CACCTATGAGCACAATGGTGAGAAGAAGAACATGGCTGTGACGCAGTTTGAGCCTGCTGATGCTAGACGGTGCTTTCCCTGCTGGGATGAGCCTGCCTGCAAG GCTACTTTCAAGATTACATTAGAAGTTCCATCAGAGTTGGTAGCTCTTTCCAACATGCCAATCGCTGAAGAAAAGCAAAATGGGAATCTCAAGACCGTCCACTATCAAGAATCACCAATCATGTCAACCTATTTGGTGGCTGTTGTAGTTGGCCTGTTTGATTATGTTGAAGATAATACACCTGATG GAATCAACGTCAAAGTGTATAGTCAGGTCGGCAAGACAAGTCAAGGAAAATTTGCTCTCAATGTTGCTGTCAAAACCCTTGGTCTTTACAAAGA CTACTTTGCCGTGCCATATTCCCTTCCTAAATTGGACATGATTGCAATCCCTGATTTTGCTGCTGGAGCAATGGAGAACTATGGTCTTGTTACATACCGCGAAACAGCTTTGCTTTTTGATGAAAAGCACTCTGCAGCTGTAAACAAACAGAGG GTTGCAACTGTTGTAGCTCATGAACTAGCACACCAGTGGTTTGGCAATCTGGTGACTATGGAATGGTGGACTCATTTATGGCTGAACGAGGGATTCGCTACATGG GTAAGCTATCTAGCTGCTGATAGCTTGTTCCCAGAGTGGAAAATTTGGACTCAGTTTCTTGATGAATGTACCGAGGGACTTCGGCTGGATGGGCTTGCTGAATCTCACCCTATTGAG GTGGAAGTCAATCATGCAAGCGAAATAGATGAAATTTTTGATGCAATCAGCTACAGGAAGGGTGCATCTGTCATTAGAATGTTGCAGACCTATCTTGGTCCCGAAAGTTTTCAG AGGGGACTTGCGTCTTACGTTAAAAAATACGCTTGTTCAAATGCAAAGACAGAAGATCTATGGTCAGCTCTTGAGGAACATTCTGGTGAGCCTGTAAACAAGCTGATGAGCTCATGGACAAAACAGGTCGGTTATCCTGTCATCTCAGTGAAGCTCAAGGGACAGAGCTTGGAGTTCGAACAG TCCCGATTTTTGTTTACTGGTGCTCATGGTGATGGACAATGGGTTGTCCCAATATCTTTGTGCTGTGGCTCTTATGATGCTCGTAAAAATTTCTTGCTACAAACCAAAAGTGAGACTCTTGATGTCAAGGACTTATTGAGTGCCTCAGGTTCATCGGGCCGCCCCTGGATCAAAGTTAATGTCGAGCAGACTGGTTTTTACCGGGTGAAATATGACGAAGACCTATCGGCTGGACTAAGGGATGCAATAGAGAGGAATTATTTGTCAACATGCGACAGAAATG GAATATTGGATGACTATTATTCGTTGTCCATATCATGTGAGCAACCAATGTCCTCTTTACTTGCTTTGATGAGTGCTTACCGTGAAGAGCCCGAGTATACAGTCCTATCTAACTTGATCGGT GTAGCTTCGAAGGTAGCAAAAATTGTTGCCGATTCCTCACCCGAATTGGTTGATGATGTCAAATTGTTCTTCATCAATCTTTTCCAGAACTCCACAGA GAGACTTGGCTGGGATCCTAAACCAGGGGAGAGCCACCTTGATAGCATGTTGAGAGGAGAGCTTCTCATAGCATTGGCTTTATTCGGGCACAAGGAAACTTTAGAAGAAGCAAATAAGCGCTTCAGCATATTTTTACAAGATAGAAATTCACCTGTTCTTCCTCCTGATTTGAGAAGG GCAGTATATGTTGCTGTGATGCAAGGTGTGAACAAATCGAACAGATCTGGCTACGATTCTCTTCTCAAGATTTACAGAGAAACCGACCTCAGCCAGGAGAAAACGCGAATTCTAG GCTCGCTAGGTACTTGCCGGGACCCTGAAATCATTCAAGAATTCCTAGACTTCTTGTTATCTTCGGAG GTGAGGAGCCAAGACGTCGTATTTGGGCTGTCTGTCAGCAGCGAATCTCGTGAGATAGCATGGAACTGGTTGAAA GCCAAGTGGGATCATCTCACCAAAACCTATGGCGCCGGATTCCTCATAACTCGCTTCATCAGTGCCATTGTGTCACCG TTCTCATCATATGAGAAGGCTGCCGAAGCGGAGGAGTTCTTCAGCAGCCGGATGAAGCCGTACATCTTGAGGACGTTCAAGCAGAGCATCGAACGCGTCCACATCAACGCAGCCTGGGTTAAAAGCATTCGGAATGACAAGAATCTCCCACAAGCTGTCAAGGAGCTTGCATACAGGAAATACTGA